A genome region from Melospiza melodia melodia isolate bMelMel2 chromosome 26, bMelMel2.pri, whole genome shotgun sequence includes the following:
- the LOC134429622 gene encoding transcription factor HES-5-like translates to MAPSAVFLEPDNMLTPKEKNKLRKPVVEKMRRDRINSSIEQLKLLLEKEFQRHQPNSKLEKADILEMTVSYLKQQSQLQMKTAGSFHKSSQFDFREGYSRCLQEAFYFLSLHKVRTETQTKLLSHFQKSQAAAPEVSFCPGNASALKQVSPKDSSPLWRPW, encoded by the exons ATGGCTCCCAGCGCTGTTTTCCTGGAGCCTGACAACATGCTGACgccaaaggagaaaaataaa CTGAGGAAGCCGGTGGTGGAGAAGATGCGCCGGGACCGCATTAACAGCAGCATCGAGCAGCTGaagctgctcctggagaaggAGTTCCAGAGGCACCAGCCCAACTCCAAGCTGGAGAAAGCCGACATCCTGGAGATGACTGTCAGCTACCTGAAGCAGCAGAGCCAGCTGCAGATGAAGA CTGCAGGATCCTTCCATAAAAGCTCCCAGTTTGACTTCAGGGAGGGCTACTCCAGGTGTTTGCAAGAAGCTTTCTATTTCCTCTCTCTCCACAAAGTCCGAACTGAAACTCAGACCAAACTTTTAAGCCACTTCCAGAagagccaggcagctgctccagagGTCTCCTTCTGCCCTGGGAATGCCAGTGCCCTGAAACAAGTGTCTCCAAAGGACAGCAGCCCTCTCTGGAGGCCCTGGTAG